A region of Rhizorhabdus wittichii RW1 DNA encodes the following proteins:
- a CDS encoding glycoside hydrolase, family 16 (PFAM: glycoside hydrolase, family 16; Hemolysin-type calcium-binding region): protein MNYSGEIVGDASSNTYSIGTVPKYIVELTGGGTDKVIAQTNYVLPDNVENLEIWGGYAGVGNALANRIVGNGESNQLEGRGGSDTLTGGGGSDVFIFGAGSGNDVVNDFKPGNAADADVIRLAGLTDFKSFQTVLGAMTQQGSDVVLRLSGQDAVTIRNATIGDFTADNFQLPLDRSGLTPSFADEFDRFDLWSKDGGGTWKTWYGGGAYKSGLDNRTLRGNGEEEIYVDPQLKGTGATELGLNPFRIADGVLTITASDMPADAKGALWNYDYMSGAITTRDVWSQTYGYFEARLELPDEKGAWPAFWLMPTDGSWPPEIDIMEAYGTEQTVQTLHTKETGAHTQSYTKTFVDGGTSGMHSYGLLWTEDSLTWYIDGTAVKTAPTPDDMHKPFYMILNLAVTSGTTGSLLADYKIDYVRAYALSELPSAPGQAPASDDMLTGTAGHDDIQGGAGADTIHGGAGNDHLYGQSPYGGPDGADLIDGGDGSDYLQGNAGNDTLDGGNGSDRINGGADDDSIRGGEGNDSINGNLGNDHVDGGIGNDYLRGGQGNDTLIGGDGNDILSGDLGADLLTGGAGIDRFVFAGSGSTLAAPDRIADFQDGVDLLSIGFRPAAVMTGAAQASLSAAAAEAQHLFDAHPGLGEVAAMRVGADTYIFYSGSGGATVDSAINLGAVDPAWIGSADFVV, encoded by the coding sequence ATGAATTATAGCGGCGAGATCGTCGGGGATGCGTCCTCGAATACATATTCTATTGGTACGGTTCCGAAATATATTGTCGAACTGACGGGTGGCGGCACCGATAAGGTGATCGCGCAGACCAACTATGTCCTGCCCGACAATGTCGAGAACCTGGAGATCTGGGGCGGCTATGCCGGGGTCGGCAATGCGCTCGCCAACCGGATCGTCGGCAATGGCGAATCCAACCAGCTCGAGGGGCGCGGCGGCAGCGACACGCTGACCGGTGGCGGCGGATCGGACGTCTTCATCTTCGGCGCGGGATCGGGCAACGACGTCGTCAACGACTTCAAGCCGGGCAATGCCGCCGACGCCGACGTCATCCGCCTTGCCGGCCTCACCGATTTCAAGAGCTTCCAGACCGTCCTCGGCGCGATGACGCAGCAGGGCAGCGATGTCGTCCTGCGCCTGTCAGGCCAGGATGCGGTGACGATCAGGAACGCTACGATCGGCGACTTCACCGCTGACAATTTCCAGCTTCCGCTCGACCGGTCGGGCCTGACGCCCAGCTTCGCCGACGAGTTCGACCGCTTCGACCTGTGGAGCAAGGACGGCGGCGGAACATGGAAGACCTGGTATGGCGGGGGCGCCTATAAGAGCGGCCTCGACAACCGGACGCTGCGCGGCAATGGCGAGGAGGAGATCTACGTCGATCCGCAGCTCAAGGGGACCGGCGCGACGGAGCTCGGCCTCAATCCCTTCCGGATCGCCGACGGCGTGCTCACCATCACCGCCAGCGACATGCCCGCCGATGCAAAGGGCGCGCTGTGGAACTATGACTATATGTCGGGCGCGATCACCACGCGCGACGTCTGGTCGCAGACCTACGGCTATTTCGAGGCGCGGCTGGAGCTGCCCGACGAGAAGGGGGCGTGGCCGGCCTTCTGGCTGATGCCCACGGACGGCTCCTGGCCGCCCGAGATCGACATCATGGAAGCCTATGGCACCGAGCAGACGGTCCAGACGCTCCACACCAAGGAGACCGGCGCGCATACCCAGTCCTACACCAAGACCTTCGTCGACGGTGGGACCTCGGGCATGCACAGCTACGGCCTGTTGTGGACCGAGGATTCACTGACCTGGTATATCGACGGGACCGCCGTGAAGACGGCGCCGACCCCGGACGACATGCACAAGCCCTTCTACATGATCCTCAACCTGGCGGTGACGTCGGGGACGACCGGATCGCTGCTGGCCGACTACAAGATCGACTATGTCCGCGCCTATGCGCTGTCGGAGCTGCCCTCCGCGCCGGGGCAGGCGCCGGCCAGCGACGACATGCTGACCGGCACCGCCGGGCATGACGACATCCAGGGCGGGGCCGGCGCCGACACCATCCATGGCGGCGCGGGCAACGACCATCTCTACGGCCAGTCGCCCTATGGCGGGCCGGACGGCGCCGATCTCATCGATGGCGGCGACGGCAGCGACTATCTCCAGGGCAATGCCGGCAACGACACGCTCGACGGTGGCAACGGATCGGACCGGATCAACGGCGGCGCCGACGACGACTCGATCAGGGGCGGCGAAGGCAATGACAGCATCAACGGCAATCTCGGCAACGACCATGTCGATGGCGGGATCGGCAATGACTATCTGCGCGGCGGGCAGGGCAACGACACGCTGATCGGCGGCGACGGCAACGATATCCTGTCGGGCGATCTCGGCGCCGACCTGCTGACCGGCGGGGCGGGGATCGACCGCTTCGTCTTCGCGGGCAGCGGCTCGACCCTGGCCGCGCCCGATCGCATCGCCGATTTCCAGGATGGGGTCGACCTGCTGTCGATCGGTTTCAGGCCCGCCGCGGTCATGACCGGCGCGGCGCAGGCCAGCCTGTCGGCGGCGGCGGCCGAGGCGCAGCATCTGTTCGACGCCCATCCCGGCCTGGGCGAGGTGGCGGCGATGCGGGTCGGCGCCGATACCTATATCTTCTATTCGGGCAGCGGTGGCGCCACCGTGGATTCGGCGATCAACCTCGGCGCGGTCGATCCGGCCTGGATCGGCAGCGCCGATTTCGTGGTGTGA
- a CDS encoding glutamine--fructose-6-phosphate transaminase (TIGRFAM: glucosamine--fructose-6-phosphate aminotransferase, isomerizing~PFAM: glutamine amidotransferase, class-II; sugar isomerase (SIS)), whose translation MCGIIGILGKEDVAGRLLEGLRRLEYRGYDSAGICTIHDGALDRRRAEGKLDNLAKKLAAEALPGVIGIAHTRWATHGAPTQDNAHPHATGEVALVHNGIIENFKPLRDELIAKGRTFESQTDTEVVAHLISADVEAGMDPVEAVRTNLKRLHGAFALAILFRQNPDMLIGARLGSPLVVGYGENGETYLGSDALALAPLTQKIAYLEEGDWVVITREKTQIYDRDDQPVERAVVHSGVSSLSIDKGNHRHFMLKEIYEQPIVVAQTLKSYVRRLEEQVSLPIPDFDLGAIRRVSIVACGTSFYAGMVAKYWFEQFARVPVDLDVASEFRYREPVMEDGGLALFISQSGETADTLAALRHARSEGQKIAVVVNVPTSTMAREADLLLPTHAGPEIGVASTKAFTCQLAVLAALAANLARAKGRLDAKAEKEIVRHLSEAPAAINGALAYDESIEAMASVIAGARDVLYLGRGPDYPLALEGALKLKEISYIHAEGYAAGEMKHGPIALIDENVPVIVIAPSGPLFDKTVSNMQEVQARGGKVVLISDYDGIQAAGENCMATITMPKVHPLIAPIVYAIPVQLLAYHVAVAKGTDVDQPRNLAKSVTVE comes from the coding sequence ATGTGTGGCATTATCGGCATATTGGGCAAGGAAGACGTTGCGGGGCGGCTGCTCGAAGGGCTGCGGCGGCTCGAATATCGCGGCTATGATTCGGCGGGCATCTGCACGATCCACGATGGCGCGCTCGATCGCCGCCGCGCCGAGGGCAAGCTCGACAATCTCGCGAAGAAGCTGGCGGCGGAGGCGCTGCCCGGGGTGATCGGCATCGCCCACACCCGCTGGGCGACCCATGGCGCGCCGACCCAGGACAATGCCCACCCCCATGCGACCGGCGAGGTGGCGCTGGTCCACAACGGCATCATCGAGAATTTCAAGCCGCTCCGCGACGAGCTGATCGCCAAGGGCCGCACCTTTGAGAGCCAGACCGACACCGAGGTCGTGGCCCACCTGATCTCCGCCGACGTCGAGGCGGGGATGGACCCGGTCGAGGCGGTGCGGACCAACCTCAAGCGGCTGCATGGCGCCTTCGCGCTGGCGATCCTGTTCCGCCAGAACCCGGACATGCTGATCGGCGCGCGGCTCGGCTCGCCGCTGGTCGTCGGCTATGGCGAGAATGGCGAGACCTATCTCGGCTCCGACGCGCTGGCGCTCGCCCCGCTCACCCAGAAGATCGCCTATCTCGAGGAGGGCGACTGGGTCGTCATCACCCGCGAGAAGACCCAGATCTACGACCGCGACGACCAGCCGGTCGAGCGCGCCGTCGTCCATTCGGGCGTGTCGAGCCTGTCGATCGACAAGGGCAACCACCGCCATTTCATGCTCAAGGAGATCTACGAGCAGCCGATCGTGGTGGCGCAGACGCTGAAGTCCTACGTCCGCCGCCTGGAGGAGCAGGTGTCGCTGCCGATCCCCGACTTCGACCTGGGCGCGATCCGCCGCGTGTCGATCGTCGCCTGCGGGACGAGCTTCTATGCCGGCATGGTCGCCAAATACTGGTTCGAGCAATTCGCCCGCGTGCCGGTCGACCTCGATGTCGCATCGGAATTCCGCTACCGCGAGCCGGTGATGGAGGACGGCGGCCTCGCCCTGTTCATCAGCCAGTCGGGCGAGACCGCCGACACGCTGGCGGCGCTGCGCCACGCCCGATCGGAAGGGCAGAAGATCGCGGTGGTGGTCAACGTCCCCACTTCGACCATGGCGCGCGAGGCGGACCTGCTGCTGCCGACCCATGCCGGGCCCGAGATCGGCGTCGCCTCGACCAAGGCCTTCACCTGCCAGCTCGCGGTGCTCGCCGCGCTCGCCGCCAATCTGGCGCGGGCCAAGGGCCGGCTCGACGCCAAGGCGGAGAAGGAGATCGTCCGCCACTTGTCGGAGGCGCCAGCCGCGATCAACGGTGCGCTCGCCTATGACGAATCGATCGAGGCGATGGCGAGCGTGATCGCCGGCGCCCGCGACGTGCTCTATCTGGGCCGCGGGCCGGACTATCCGCTGGCGCTGGAGGGCGCGCTCAAGCTCAAGGAGATCAGCTATATCCACGCCGAGGGCTATGCCGCCGGCGAGATGAAGCATGGGCCGATCGCCCTGATCGACGAGAATGTCCCCGTCATCGTCATCGCGCCCAGCGGCCCGCTGTTCGACAAGACCGTGTCGAACATGCAGGAGGTGCAGGCGCGCGGCGGCAAGGTGGTGCTGATCTCCGACTATGACGGCATCCAGGCGGCGGGCGAGAATTGCATGGCGACGATCACCATGCCGAAGGTCCACCCGCTGATCGCCCCGATCGTCTACGCGATCCCGGTCCAGCTGCTCGCCTATCATGTCGCCGTGGCGAAGGGGACCGACGTCGACCAGCCCCGCAACCTCGCCAAGTCGGTGACGGTGGAATAG
- a CDS encoding UDP-N-acetylglucosamine pyrophosphorylase / glucosamine-1-phosphate N-acetyltransferase (PFAM: transferase hexapeptide repeat containing protein; Nucleotidyl transferase): protein MTDRPFAALILAAGKGTRMKSDLHKVLHPIAGKPMLGHLIAAVDRLGAARKLVVTGAGREQVEAFVAPLGVEVATQEPQLGTAHAVQQGEAALADFDGDVLILYGDVPLVPAETIRRMLDRLQGEDAPVAVVLGFRPDDALAYGRILARGDGAIDDMVEYKDATTEQRAIDLCNSGLMAVRGRDLWRLLAQVGNDNAAGEYYLPDIVRIARAEGGRSVVVEAEAWEVAGVNSRAELAAVEAEWQRRRRLAAMADGATLIAPETVWFSHDTMVGRDVVIEPHVVFGPGVTIEDGVAIHGFSHVEGATVRTGAEIGPYARLRPGADIGEGAKIGNFVEVKNGRFGKGAKANHLSYIGDADVGAKANIGAGTITCNYDGFLKYRTVIGEGAFIGSNSALVAPVTIGDGAIVGAGSTVTRDVEADALAVARGKQESRTGWAARFREAMKIKKAARK from the coding sequence ATGACCGACCGCCCCTTTGCCGCCCTGATCCTTGCCGCCGGCAAGGGCACCCGCATGAAATCCGATCTCCACAAGGTGCTGCACCCGATCGCGGGCAAGCCGATGCTGGGCCATCTGATCGCCGCGGTCGACCGGCTGGGCGCCGCCCGCAAGCTGGTGGTGACCGGCGCGGGGCGCGAGCAGGTCGAGGCGTTCGTCGCGCCGCTCGGCGTCGAGGTGGCGACGCAGGAGCCGCAGCTCGGCACCGCCCATGCCGTCCAGCAGGGCGAGGCCGCGCTCGCCGATTTCGACGGCGATGTCCTGATCCTCTACGGCGACGTGCCGCTGGTCCCGGCCGAGACGATCCGGCGGATGCTCGACCGGTTGCAGGGCGAGGATGCGCCGGTCGCGGTGGTGCTCGGCTTCCGGCCCGACGACGCGCTCGCCTATGGCCGCATCCTCGCGCGCGGCGACGGCGCGATCGACGACATGGTCGAATATAAGGACGCGACCACCGAGCAGCGCGCGATCGACCTGTGCAATTCGGGGCTGATGGCGGTGCGCGGCCGCGACCTGTGGCGGCTGCTGGCCCAGGTCGGCAACGACAATGCCGCCGGCGAATATTATCTGCCCGACATCGTCCGGATCGCGCGCGCCGAGGGCGGCCGGTCGGTCGTCGTCGAGGCCGAGGCCTGGGAGGTCGCCGGGGTCAACAGCCGCGCCGAGCTGGCCGCGGTCGAGGCCGAATGGCAGCGCCGCCGCCGCCTCGCCGCGATGGCCGACGGCGCGACGCTGATCGCGCCCGAGACGGTATGGTTCAGCCACGACACCATGGTCGGCCGCGACGTGGTGATCGAGCCGCATGTCGTGTTCGGCCCCGGGGTGACGATCGAGGACGGCGTCGCCATCCACGGCTTCAGCCATGTCGAGGGCGCGACCGTGCGGACCGGCGCGGAGATCGGCCCCTATGCGCGGCTGCGGCCGGGAGCGGACATCGGCGAGGGCGCGAAGATCGGCAATTTCGTCGAGGTCAAGAACGGCCGTTTCGGCAAGGGCGCCAAGGCCAACCACCTCTCCTATATCGGCGACGCCGACGTCGGCGCGAAGGCGAACATCGGCGCGGGCACGATCACCTGCAACTATGACGGCTTCCTCAAATATCGCACCGTCATCGGCGAAGGCGCGTTCATCGGATCGAACAGCGCGCTGGTCGCGCCGGTGACGATCGGCGACGGCGCGATCGTCGGCGCGGGATCGACCGTCACCCGCGACGTCGAGGCCGATGCGCTGGCCGTCGCGCGCGGCAAACAGGAAAGCCGCACGGGCTGGGCCGCCCGCTTCCGCGAGGCGATGAAGATCAAGAAGGCCGCGCGCAAATAG